AGTGGAGAGAAGGTTACCATTGAATATTGGCATGTTAATGCTGAGACACAAGGAGGAAAAACCGTCACAGAACTTGTCAATGATTACAATAAATCACAAAATAAAGTAAAAGTTGTTGAAAAGTATAATCCAGATATGTACAAAGGCTTAATGCAGAACTTACAAGCTTCTGTCTCATCTGGACAGACACCAGATGTTGTTCAAGTCGGTTGGGCGTTTAAAGATTACTTTTCTGAAAACTTTAAGTATACAGATCCAGAAAAGTTAGTTAAAGAAGTCGATCCTAAAAATGCTGATTACTTTAAAGATCATTTTTTATCCAATATTATGAATCTAGCTAAGAATGACAAAGGTTATATTGGAATTCCTTATTCAATAAGTAACCCTGTTTTATATCTAAACAAAGATATGCTTAAGGAAGCAGGATTAGATGAAAATGGTCCTAAAACATGGGAAGAATTAGAAGAATACTCAAAAGTTATTAAAGAAAAAACAGGGAATTATGGTGTCTACATCCAAGAGCCAGCAGATTCATGGGCTCAACAAGGTATTTTAGAAAGTAATGGTACTAAAATTCTCTCAAAAGGGAAAGCAAGTTTTGCAAGTACAGAAGGTGAAGAAGCTTATCAAATGTATCAGGATATGGTAGTAAAAGATAAGACGGCTTTACATACAACGTGGGAGCAAGGCGTACAAAGCTTTATAGATGGCAATGTTGCTATGCTTTATACAACAATTGCGCAACGTAGTAATGTACAAGACAATGCTAAATTTAGCGTGACAGCTGTTAAATCACCTTCTTGGAAGGGCAAAAAAGTTAAACTTCCAGCTGGAGGAGCTATGCTTGCTGTAACATCAACTACCAAAGAAAAACAAAAAGCAACTTGGGATTTCCTTAAGTACTTATACAGTGTTGAATCTATGGCAAAATGGACTGAAGGAACAGGATATGTCCCACCTCGTAAAGATGTTGCTGATTCAGAAAAAGGGTTAAAAAGCTTTTTGAAAGAAAATAAGATGATGGCACCAGCGATTGATCAGATGGATTCAATGGTTAATTGGACATCTTTCCCAGGTGAGTCAGGTCTAGAAGCAGAACAAAAAATGCTTGAGATGCGTGATCAAATTCTTGGTGGTTCAGACGTTACAAAAACACTAAAGAAAACGCAAGATGATATTAATAGTTTAATAAAATAAAAATGTTTATGAGCTTAATTTGATTCAAGTATAGGGAGACTGGCTAATTGACCAGTCTCTCTTGATAAGGAGTTGCTATGTTTAAACAGAAACACTATTTAGGTTATCTATTTTTATCACCAGCATTACTATTTTTGGTAATTTTTATTTTTTATCCCTTAGGAAATACATTTTATTTAAGTTTTTTTAAATGGAATATGGTTTCACCAAATAAAGAATTTGTTGGTTTGGCAAATTATGTCGAAGTGTTAACGGATCCAGTATTTCATAAAATTGCAATAAATACATGTTTTTATTTGATTATTTTTGTCATTTTTTCTTGTCTCGTTCCTTATATCGTTTCATTTGTAATAGATGTTATTATAAGTCGCTACAAACGTTTTTATACTGGTATTTTTTTCATTCCAGCAGTTATTTCTCTTGTCGTTGTTTCAATGGTATTTACTTGGATTTTAAATCCAATTTCTGGTCCTATAGCCATTATTTTGAAAGCAGTCGGCATCAAAATGCCAATTTGGAGCAATCTAAACGGCTGGGTCATTGCGATTATAGCCATGATGACTTCGTGGAAAGTATTTGGTTATAACTTCATCGTTCTTTATTCAGCTATTATGGGAATTGATCGAGAAATTATTGATTCTGCGAAATTAGATAAGATTCCTTCCTGGAGGTTGTTTTCACAAGTTGTTTTGCCAATGTCTAGTGCTACAGGAATATATATTTTGATCATTACGATTGTTCAGGGTTTGCAATATGTTTTTACACCAATCAAAATCATAACAAAAGGTGGTCCTAATTACGCCAGCTCAAATTTGATTTACCATTCTTATCAAAAAGCCTTTGAACTTTATACCATTGGTGAGTCATCAGCGATTTCCATTATGACATTAGTCTTATTCGCTATTATTCTGTTATTAACTTTTAAATTTATTGAAAGTAAGGTGTACTATGAAAATTAAAAAAGAATTGATTTCCCATTTTTTGATGATCATCTTACTTGTGATTGTTTTATATCCAATATTATTCATCATTGCAAATGCTTTTAAACCATTAAAAGAAGCTTATCATTCTGTCTTATCCCTAATACCAGTTCCATTTACTTTAGAGAATTTTCAACAATTATTTGATAGTTTGCCTTTACTAACGATTACATGGAATACCTTTTTTATTGCTAGTGTTATTACTATTCTTAAGTTAGTCCTTGCCTTTTTTGCAGCTTATTCTTTTGTTTATTTTAAAGTGAAAGGCCAACGATTCCTTTATATTATTATCATTTCCACACTATTTATTCCTTTTACAGTGACCATGATCCCTAATTATTTAATGATTTCAAAAATAGGCTTAATGGATACAAACTGGGGCGTTATTTTACCTCAAATTGCTGATGCTATGGGAATTTTCTTATTAACTCAAACCATGAGAGGAATTCCAACAGCTCTTATTGAAGCAGCTTTGTTGGATAATATTCCTCAAAAACGCATTATGAGTCATATTGTTTTTCCACTGGTTAAACACTCTATAACATCAACCGGTATTTGGTTTTTTATCACTTCATGGAATGAATTTATTTGGCCAGTTCTTATATTAAAAACAGTTGATCATTATACTTTGCCATTAGCAATGCAGATGTATATTAGCTCAGAAGGGGGAACAAACTTTACAATGGCAATGGCTATTAGCCTCATTAGTATGTTTGTACCGTTGATGTTATATATTAGTTTTCAAAAATATATCATCTCAACCTTTATTTCGTCAGGTATTAAGTAGGAATTATTATGGGAAAAGAAATTACATTAAAAAATATTAGTAAAACGTATCGGACAAAACCAGTCTTAGAAAATATTAATTTAACTATTGGTGCTGGAGAGCGTGTTGTTCTTTTAGGGCCATCAGGATCTGGAAAATCAACATTGCTACGAATGATTGCAGGGCTAGAGACTATTACTTCTGGGGAACTTCATATGGGAGGTGAGCTAGCCAATGATCTAGACTGTGGCGAACGTGATGTATCGATGGTTTTTCAAAATTATGCCTTATACCCTCATATGACCGTTTCAGATAATATTACTTTTGGCCTTAAAGCAAATAAGATTGATAAAAATACTATAGAAAATCGATTAACTGAGGCATTGGAAACATTAGGGTTAACAGCATTTAAAAATCGCTACCCTAAAGAATTATCTGGTGGTCAAAGGCAACGTGTTGCATTAGCAAGAGCTTTAGTAAAAAAATCAGAGTATTTTTTACTTGATGAACCATTATCTAATTTGGATGTTCAATTAAGGTTAGATGCTAGAAAGGAGTTGGTTAAATTACATGAGAAATATGGCCAAACTTTTGTATATGTAACTCATGACCAAGTTGAAGCGATGACGCTTGCTGATAGAATTGTTATCTTAAACGATGGAATGATACAAATGGTTGATTATCCAGATGTCGTTTATAACAAGCCAGCAAATGTTTTTACGGCAACTTTTATTGGTTCACCAGGGATGTCGATATTAAATGCAGAGCAAGATGATGGCATCTTAAAAATTGGTGAGCAGTCGATGTCATTGTCAGATGACTGGAAAAATCATTTATCAGAAATAAATGATTTTTATATGGGCATTAGGCCAGAGCATATACAAATTAGTAAAAACCCCTCTTTACTAAAAGGAGTAGTGAAATATTGTGAACTTTTAGGTCAACATTTTGCTTACACAGTTGCAGTCGGTCAAGAGAATTTGATTGCTTTTCATGATTGCAATGAATTTACTATTGGTCAGGAAGTGGGATTAACTTTTTCGACTGATAAGATACATTTTTTTGATAAAACAACTGAAAAAAATTTAGGCTATCCTAAGGAGATATAATCATGAGAATTTTACATTTATCAGATACTCATATTAGATGTGATTACAGTACAGATTGGTTTACTAATGGATTATTTTCTGAATATTTCAATCCAACCGCCAATTTACGATATCTTTTAACATCACTCAATACAGATGATTATGATTTTGCGATAATTACTGGTGATTTAACGCATGAGGGTGATATTGAAGATTATGAACTGTTTAAAAGTATTTGGAAAGATCACATGGGTGATTTACCCTATTATTTTTGTAGAGGAAATCATGACCAACGTGACCATTTCTTCGATGGTATGACAATTACGAAAAAAGAGAATGATTATTATTTTAATGTAGCTGATTTTAATGGGTTACGGATTATATTGTTGGATAGTGCACAAGATGAAAGTCATGAAGGAAAGATTTCTGAAACGCAAATGCAA
This Streptococcus urinalis 2285-97 DNA region includes the following protein-coding sequences:
- a CDS encoding ABC transporter substrate-binding protein, producing the protein MKKKKFFFIASLLATGVLLGGCQSNSDKQESSSKSGEKVTIEYWHVNAETQGGKTVTELVNDYNKSQNKVKVVEKYNPDMYKGLMQNLQASVSSGQTPDVVQVGWAFKDYFSENFKYTDPEKLVKEVDPKNADYFKDHFLSNIMNLAKNDKGYIGIPYSISNPVLYLNKDMLKEAGLDENGPKTWEELEEYSKVIKEKTGNYGVYIQEPADSWAQQGILESNGTKILSKGKASFASTEGEEAYQMYQDMVVKDKTALHTTWEQGVQSFIDGNVAMLYTTIAQRSNVQDNAKFSVTAVKSPSWKGKKVKLPAGGAMLAVTSTTKEKQKATWDFLKYLYSVESMAKWTEGTGYVPPRKDVADSEKGLKSFLKENKMMAPAIDQMDSMVNWTSFPGESGLEAEQKMLEMRDQILGGSDVTKTLKKTQDDINSLIK
- a CDS encoding carbohydrate ABC transporter permease, which translates into the protein MFKQKHYLGYLFLSPALLFLVIFIFYPLGNTFYLSFFKWNMVSPNKEFVGLANYVEVLTDPVFHKIAINTCFYLIIFVIFSCLVPYIVSFVIDVIISRYKRFYTGIFFIPAVISLVVVSMVFTWILNPISGPIAIILKAVGIKMPIWSNLNGWVIAIIAMMTSWKVFGYNFIVLYSAIMGIDREIIDSAKLDKIPSWRLFSQVVLPMSSATGIYILIITIVQGLQYVFTPIKIITKGGPNYASSNLIYHSYQKAFELYTIGESSAISIMTLVLFAIILLLTFKFIESKVYYEN
- a CDS encoding carbohydrate ABC transporter permease, with the translated sequence MKIKKELISHFLMIILLVIVLYPILFIIANAFKPLKEAYHSVLSLIPVPFTLENFQQLFDSLPLLTITWNTFFIASVITILKLVLAFFAAYSFVYFKVKGQRFLYIIIISTLFIPFTVTMIPNYLMISKIGLMDTNWGVILPQIADAMGIFLLTQTMRGIPTALIEAALLDNIPQKRIMSHIVFPLVKHSITSTGIWFFITSWNEFIWPVLILKTVDHYTLPLAMQMYISSEGGTNFTMAMAISLISMFVPLMLYISFQKYIISTFISSGIK
- a CDS encoding ABC transporter ATP-binding protein, with translation MGKEITLKNISKTYRTKPVLENINLTIGAGERVVLLGPSGSGKSTLLRMIAGLETITSGELHMGGELANDLDCGERDVSMVFQNYALYPHMTVSDNITFGLKANKIDKNTIENRLTEALETLGLTAFKNRYPKELSGGQRQRVALARALVKKSEYFLLDEPLSNLDVQLRLDARKELVKLHEKYGQTFVYVTHDQVEAMTLADRIVILNDGMIQMVDYPDVVYNKPANVFTATFIGSPGMSILNAEQDDGILKIGEQSMSLSDDWKNHLSEINDFYMGIRPEHIQISKNPSLLKGVVKYCELLGQHFAYTVAVGQENLIAFHDCNEFTIGQEVGLTFSTDKIHFFDKTTEKNLGYPKEI
- a CDS encoding metallophosphoesterase family protein, translating into MRILHLSDTHIRCDYSTDWFTNGLFSEYFNPTANLRYLLTSLNTDDYDFAIITGDLTHEGDIEDYELFKSIWKDHMGDLPYYFCRGNHDQRDHFFDGMTITKKENDYYFNVADFNGLRIILLDSAQDESHEGKISETQMQELRSVLLEKSPKGSILLLHHPLIWEDPHISTSVPAGFEEIIKNSDIKAIFVGHIHMGSMASYAGIPQIMAESIAFGTDEYPDESVFLNRTGYNEVVIEDDKLFVYRQWLKPEQTILGQLAKPFDNSIFQNKTE